CATCAACCGGCGGCTGGAGCATGGGTCCTTCCCGGCCCTGGATCCAGCCCGCGGCTATGCCTTCCTGCCCCAGATGGCGGTGCTCGAATACGAAGGGCTTGCCCGCCCCACCATCCTGGAATTGCTGCCCGCCTTCACCCTCTCGCAAAAATCCCTGCGGGAGAACGGCATCATGGTGCGCCAGCCCGATGACCGCCAGTGGAGCCTCACGGGCAAGTACGGCATCACCCCCAGCCTCATTCTGGATGCCACGGTGAACCCTGATTTCTCACAGGTGGAAGCCGACGCGGGGCAGGTGGACGCCAACCTCCGCTCCGGGCTCTTCTTCGCGGAGAAGCGCCCCTTCTTCCTGGAGGGCAGCGAGGCCTTCAACATCGCCGCCTCGCAGTCGGGTCCGCTGCTGGCTGTGCTGCATTCCCGCACCATCGTCGATCCCAAATGGGGCGCCAAGCTGTCGGGAAAACTGGGGCAGAACGACACCATCGCCGTGCTCTCCGCGCTGGACACCGCCGACCCCGCCAGCGGCGCCACCGCGGATCCGCGCTTCAGCATCCTTCGGTACCGCCGCAGCACCCAGGAGGACGGCTACCTCGGTGCCTTCTACGCAGGCCGCGATCAGGGCCCTCGAACCAACCGCGTGCTGGGGCCAGACGGCCAGATCCGGCTCAGCCCCGGCTCTCAGTTGGGCTTCCATGCCTTCGCCTCGTCCACCCAGGATGGCGTGTCTCCGGAGGCCCAACGGGGGCGGGCCCTGGGCCTGGAGTATCTCTACGACACCAGCCGCCTCACGGTGAATGCCGATATCCACGACGTCACCACTGATTTTATCGCCGACGCCGGCTACCTCACCCGCACCGGCCTCACGTCCGAAAACCTGCGCCTGACGCCCAAGTTCTACCCGACCTCCGGCTGGGTGCGGCGGCTGGATCCCTTCGTGGGCTACACCACCCTGCGCGACCATCCCAGCGGCCTGCGAGAGGGAGATGCCGTCTTCGGCCTCACCACCGTCTTCCATGGCAACGGCAGTGCCACCCTCCAATGGGACGATGCCACCGAGGTGTTTCTGGGCCAGCGCTTCCGCACCGATGGCCTGCGCCTGTCCGCCAAAAGCCAGGTCCACAAGACCCTGTCTTTGCAGGCCACCTACTGGCACGGCAAGGGCATCC
This sequence is a window from Geothrix sp. PMB-07. Protein-coding genes within it:
- a CDS encoding carbohydrate binding family 9 domain-containing protein, with the protein product MMRFRLLCAPLLACTLLHAGYAARPILRPFKTNTPPVLDGRLDDPVWAQARSVTDFETFIPEFGKKQAEKTIAYMAYDEQNLYFTFRCFDDQPDKIKATLSRRDDIAASDFVCINLDTFNDQQSLYAFYVTPLGVQGDSRFASNKEDFSVDLVWDSAARIDAEGYTVEIRIPLKSIRYLHRPTVQMAVFFERTINRRLEHGSFPALDPARGYAFLPQMAVLEYEGLARPTILELLPAFTLSQKSLRENGIMVRQPDDRQWSLTGKYGITPSLILDATVNPDFSQVEADAGQVDANLRSGLFFAEKRPFFLEGSEAFNIAASQSGPLLAVLHSRTIVDPKWGAKLSGKLGQNDTIAVLSALDTADPASGATADPRFSILRYRRSTQEDGYLGAFYAGRDQGPRTNRVLGPDGQIRLSPGSQLGFHAFASSTQDGVSPEAQRGRALGLEYLYDTSRLTVNADIHDVTTDFIADAGYLTRTGLTSENLRLTPKFYPTSGWVRRLDPFVGYTTLRDHPSGLREGDAVFGLTTVFHGNGSATLQWDDATEVFLGQRFRTDGLRLSAKSQVHKTLSLQATYWHGKGIRYTTDPFQGRGTQTSLATTYQPGESLNLTLNWTYADFYREATGERIYAYPISRARLTYQFTQSFFLRAIVEYNGFRRQMLTDLLASYTYIPGTVIYLGYGSLAKKQEWENGMYRPADHYLDMQRGLFFKASYLWRL